The following DNA comes from Solanum stenotomum isolate F172 chromosome 11, ASM1918654v1, whole genome shotgun sequence.
tttagagttcgtgggtgccaaatagacttatcgattaaattaattttatatttgattaaattattcatcttttcgatataaattaattttagttctctaatttttcttaaaagaacgTGTGCAgcaatttcctttttcttaaaaagatgtctttctcaaaaaaataggtacaaatgGGATTTGAACCCGTAACATCAACCTTCTAAAGTTGCCCTCCTACCGTGGCACCACAAGCTAATTTTGTTCTATGGGTGGCacactttatataaatataaatattatatatatatacctatgtatatatagagtttccgtcgaagttcgggggtggcgtggcacccccacACCCCTTAATAGATCCGCCCCTGATTGTTGTGGTaccattaaggtttcttgttcaggaattactcattagtcaatgatactataagaatatatgtatattgttgtggtatcattaaggtttcttattcAGAAATTACttattagtcaatgatactataagaatatatatatatatatatatatatatatatagtatcattaaggtttcttgttcagaaattactcattaatcaatgatactataagagtatatatatactcttatagtatcattgactaatgagtaatttcaaaacaagaaaccttaatgataccaatatagtatatatatactgatttaatATCAATTAAGCAAATTTTTCAGccttaatgatatcaatacaGTGTATGATACttatttagtatcagttaagcgaaattagtTGAGAGtgtatatagtgtaattatttagtggggtaTAAATGTACAGGAGTATATGTTTGTAACTATTTTGCTTGTATGGGTATTTGCTtagtttccccttcttttttCCAGGTTTGCAGCTAGTTGAAGATGTCAAttctattattttatgaaaacttacctaaatttcactagtttataAGATAATTATGTAGATGCACTTAAGTTTAcaatattacgtatcttatcAGACTTTGGTGCATCCAGATACATTCGGATACATATATCTCGGGATACATGGATCaaatttaggtgtaatttgttctagatacatcggatccaagtggattcacatATATTTAGGATATATACCAAATTTCGTCCGCCTCTCTCTTATATCGCTCGCCATTCTCCTATGTATTtcgtatcccagatacatgtgaattacATACATATACGTGTGTCTAGTGTAATTtgcatgtatctgggatacataacAGATCTCACTCGCTTCTCTCTCTATTATAGTGTATCgggtagcaaaaatacatatataaaagtGTATTTTTCAAAATCCTTAGCTTACTCTTTAGCTTATGACCTTACCACCTATGTGTCTCCCCCTCCTTTTACTTCCTATGTTCCTAGTATGTATAAAAGAAATGCATGTTCTAGcaatatatatatcttcaatgtaagattataaaattcaataaaggCCTTCTTTACTTTTAATAAACTTTATATATGTTAagttaaaatcaaacaaataaattgaaaaaaaaaagtagaaggaAGACCAAAAAGAGGGTTAAAGTTacagaaaagggtcaaatatatttaaaagtcctgattttttttacaatttataTTTACATCAAATCATTTAATACAAAACATATGTCTTTTCTAAGCCTCTTGATATCTCATTTCTGTCTTTCAGAATTACAATTTTGCATTTTGAGTATCAAAAGTTTAGGTCATTTGATTATGGTGCTTCTGAATTTTTGCAATTTGATCAATATACTAGTGTAAGTTAAAAACTAAGAATTTTGGCATTGTCCTAGGCTTGGTGGACTAAGTTACTTGGTAGTTGGTACCTATTTTTGGTGGAAGGTTGCTGATATTTCGTGAAATTAGTTGTGGTGTGCAAAAATTGGCCCATATATACCtcatattttagattttttacaCATCAAATTAGTATGATGTTGTGGTTATTTTACACTCTCACGCACCAaacattattttaaatcatttggaTTATAAAAAAGCTAAGTACATGATTAATTAAGACCAATTATTGTGTAAATTGGGGTACTGattattaaaaaagaagaagaggaagacaAGTACACATGCAAACATTAGGACAAGACATAGTTTAAGTTTAGAAGGttcttatatttttactttttttacaAAGTTATAGATTTATGTGATCGAAACAATACGAGTACACATGCAAGCATTATACACGTATATACATATTCATGCTGAtatgtaccaaaaaaaaataactccaatcaaataattatttcaccAAACATATATGTCAAACTGTGTAATTAGTAATTACACttattaatatacatttatattcATTCACAAGATTATCTTTCAAGCagacatatttattttatacaacTTTTTGACCACATTATACTGTACAACACAACTTATTAAACCATATTTTAGAAACTTGCACACAACAATAATCTAAAAGcccaataaaacaaaaaaactatagTAGTAAAAGACAACACATATACGTCCTTATTTATTGTGATACAAGCAAGCAGAGAGCATCACCAATTAAAGCTGATAGACTCAAAATGGAGGTTTTTTGCCAAGCCAGAAGCACATATTTTGGCAACCTCATGTCTCATGCTCTTTGGCCCACAAACTACAACTCCAACATCTGATGCTTTAACATCAAAAAGTATTCCTGTCATGCAATTCAAATAGAATAAGTTCCTCTTGTGTAATAAATATTTCAAGAACAATATTGATGTGTGCCTAGAGCTACATATGACTTATAAAGGATGATGATATGCTTAATTAATAcctaatagtaatattttcagAATGCCAAGAAGAATAAACTTACTTTTTAGGTCAGGTCTAGTACCATAATGCACCTTAGTAGCTTGTACAATTGACTGATGAGGAAGGCTTTCCAGCTCCCTTTCGGTACCACATAAATTAGCAGCAGGTGAATTTGTAGGATTTGTAGGTATTTCCACATTCTGAATTTGTCTCCCTTCAATTTCATTCTCCCTTTTTTGCCACATAAAAATAACACTAGTGGCAATAAATACCGAAGCACAAGCCAAAAACATATCCCAAATGATTTTCGCGCTGTAATGATACAATTTCCCATCGCGTTCAATTGGATATATGGAGTAACGCGTAACGAGGCCTAACAAAAGGAGAAACATGAAGAACGACGAGGTAATTATCGCGCCAAGCCAGAGCCAGCTGCTTTTGCCGAGTGCTGCTGAAATAGGAGAGTCTTTCGGATTTTGTTTGAACACTAGTAGTTGTTGTTTCGACTTGGAAGGTAATTCCAGCTGGTTGTTATGATGGTGTTGTTGTGGTTCGTTTTCTCTAGTGACATAGGCTTGGATTTGGTAATCTAAATTGGAGATATCGAAAGGAGTTGTGGAGAAAGGGAGCAAGAGATCAAGCATTGTGAGATCGGATGTGTTCTTGAAGGATGTAATTAGGATGACTTTTGGTACTTTGGTGTTAGTTTGAAGTGTACTTCTGTAAATAAGTTCTCGAAAAATGGAAATCATTGGAGCAATTCCGCTTCCCCCACTCACCATCACCAAGCACTCTCGACTGAAATATATATGCCACATTGTTATTGTTGGAACTTTGAATATATAAGTAATATACAGTTATACACACGAATagctttaaaaataataatgtataattaaatttgaatctaaaaaaataaaaatatcacataaattaacaCCGAAGAAATAGTAATTACCTTAAGAAATGAGATGATGAAGGTCCATAAGGTCCCTCTGTTGATATTTGAAGACGAtcaggagaagaagaaagttgtTTTTCTAACTTTTGGCTCCAACTCCCAACACTTTTAATTACAACACTTAGTTTATTTGTCTCCAAATTACTGCTTGAAACAATAGTAAATGGATGCCATTGCAACTTGGATACGCTTGGTACATTCACAAACAAGATGCTTGTAGGATTGTACGTTAATCCTGTtataattaaagtaaaaaatatatattataattagtaCGTACGTTCAACCTCCATTAACAATAAATCTAGCTAGCATATATGTACTACAGTACTACTTCTATTTCAACGTAAGTACGTACATCTTAGCTCCATTAAAAAATTACGTACATACATGCATCCTCCATTAGCATTAAATCTATACACAGTTCATTGGGAATCGTTCCAAATTTagaaaaagatcatttttttataaacgAGGAATAGATTTTTACCTGGATTTTTGGAAAAGGTGAGTTCAAAAGTGCTACAAGGTAAAAGTCGTGAAGAAATTAATCTAGCACTTCTTTTAGACTGTAAAAATCTCAAGTATCGATCGATAAGGAAGAGAAAGATCCCAGGGAGGACCATACATGTGTAGGCAACTCCAACATGCAAAAGATAGAAGAACATGTAGAGAGTATATAGCTGATGTGTGTAGAAGAATAGATCGAACATCTTTCTCCTTATCTTGTACAAACTTGTAACCCACATTGCTATTGCAACCAAAGTAGCTATTTCTCCAGCTACGTTCGATACGTACGTACTGCTCCATTCTATCATCTGCAAatattatgtatatttattaattaattagcttgTTTCGGTTAAAGATATACTATTAAAGGTAAGATGTTTGGACTCGAGTGTGAGGATCTAGAGGTCGGATCCTTTCTGatctaaattttataattttgggGTGTGGAAATTCAGGTATGGATACATGTGTAGGAATTCgactaaaaataattcaaatatctacaAATAGCATTATATTCTAAATTATGAGACATTATGTGGAAAACGTACAAGGTATTTCGAGGAGAAAATATTGAGCACCAAGAGATTAATCCTAGAACAAGacataatatatagaaaaaggACTaacatagaaatttctatgtgCAAGGTattctattttctttaatttcatcttagcttttgttttgtttatagaAATCATTGTATCGATCTAGAATTTCTCCAATCGATTCTCATTAAAGTATTCAAAATTGGTTGACCATATCCAGTACAGATCCCACAACCCCACCCACGTGGGTGCAACACCGAGATTGAAAAGTCCAAGCAACTTAGCTTTAGTATGTAGTATTAAGTAAATAAGAAATATGTGTTCTCGATCTTTAAATGCTTaagttattataatttatatgagATGATCAGTGATTGTTCTGATCATTGATTAGTGTGATGTTATTTTATGTGTACAATTTGAATCTTTCCCTTTGATTAGacataattcaaaataatgGATTCAGATAAAAAATTACCTCTATCATTTGATTAGACATGGCATAGTATATGACAAATCCAGCACTATGGAGAAGGGCAAGGGCCATAGAGAGATGGCCGAGCCATATGTGATATTTGATGCTTGATTCCGAAGTTAACCCCATCAGCGGCAAAATTGACGACACTCGAGTCACTGGGAAAAACAAAAACGCATAACAAATATTCCCAAGGTACCCAAGCCTCAACGATACACTTCGAAATTTCGCCTTCCACCTATAAATTATTAATCCAATATCGATCGATAAGATATATAGGATTTAATTACTCGTAGtcgtaattattttatttattgatcgATGAATGAGTACTTACACTTTTTCGGTAGGATTGTGCATATGGAGATTACCATTAAAGCTGATATAGATGTAGTTGGCTAAAGACCAAATTAGAAGGACGATAAACATAACAGCAAAAGAAAGTTCAACGGCGTTCACAATCCCCAGAGGTTCCATTACAACCACTTTCCGTTTCAATGAACCGAAATATTCCCTCCCTTTATTAGTAGTACTACTGCAGtacaacaatataattattatacattaattaaacATGATGCCTAACTATCgaagatgaaattaataattgtgTAATTAATTATAACCTGTGATCAGAAGTTGACTTATTGTAAAGATGAAGATAAACACAGCTCACAGCAGCTATCAACATTATCGGAAATGTAAATAAAAGAAGATTTATCCCTGTAAATTAAGACAATTAGTGAAAAGTTTATTAGATAAATTAAACATCCTTATAAAGTTTTCCCAAAATATAGCTACAAGGTCAATGAGTCTTTTGTTCTCCACGAGCTTTTTAGGGTTAGGGCACAATTCGGATCCACGAGAATTCAAGACACAATTTACAAACTAGCTAGGATTATGTTTAATCTGGAAATCAAACACGAAGAAGTAAGTATAACAATATGAGTAAAACCGATATAATTACTACCTTGTTCCCTGAAATATGTAGAATTAAGCTTGATTTTGAGTTGTGGAGTCCATGAATTTCTGTAAGTCGGTGTAGGTAACATCACCCAAATGAAAAGCCATCCAACAAACACCAACACCATGAAAGTATACAAAACAGCTCTACTTCCCATCTTTGCAAAAGATCTTTTTTCTTTGGAATTAATTATCTCAAAACAAGAGATGCTATCTATATATAGAAGAATGTGTTCAAGTGGAACATCATGCTTCATGCTTTTAGGTTTACCTATTGTGATTGATGTAAGCTACAAATTCCCTTGCGTAGACTTCTCAAGTGGCACTATTTCTCTAGTTTTTAAAGGTAAGTACTCCACCGTTCCTAAATACTTGTCAtccttactaaaaataaatggtCGATAATAGTTATTAGTTTAGAAGATCAAGACATAATTAGAAGTAATAAGTAACTTGTCATATCATCCTCTagttaaaaaatttcttaagaatTGTGCAAAACAAAACACGACAAGTAATTAGAAAGGGAGGAAGTAGCCGGTGTGATTATTATAAGATTATATCTACATTTGCCTTTGAACAAAGAGGAAGAGCCAATTTACCACTTTTGACAAGGTGAAAAAAGAGTTTaagttgaaatttaaagatCCCTCTTGGTcttaaaatattactagaaATATTCTATACTTCTAGGTTTAGTACTTATACTAAtgatagaatatatatatactttttcaatttaaagaatattttcttttccttttaggTTAGGATCTACATTAATGGTAATTAAGATCTTCCTAGTATTAGAAGGAGGTTTGATAAGGCCAACTTTTTTGTAAGCTAAATTATCTTGTTAACaaactttcttttgtttttggttaAAAAGGATAATATTCATTAGTACATAGTAGTGGCAGCACGCTGTGTCTGCTTACATTGTTCTAGCTAGGGAGGGGACACACTAGTGGAATTAACATTACATAGTGGCAATACATTGTGCCTGCATATATTGTTCTGGGAAGGGTTAGTACTAATATTACTATCAttacatgcatatatatatatctaaggCCACATTTTCCTTGACTGTTCTAACAAAAGTAGTTCCGTTCCTTCAATGTCTGCGTGCCCGCATCTTGTCCAAAACGAACACCGGTGGAAATTCCCAGCAAAAAAAGGAGTTTGGTTTCTTCATCTAGCAGTGTCCCCTCCCCTGCCACTTGATTAGCTTCCCTAAAGTTTTGGTGGACTGGGGGGTTCCCCAGCATCCGTAGGAGCTCCCTGTATACGGGGTTGTCCTCTCTTTGAGGAAGACTAGTACTCTCTCtgttccaatttatatgacacatttcggatttcgagattcaaataagtctatttttcaccgtaaatttttcatatatattttaaatattttgaattaacaattattgacacttatagtattttttgtgtagtttacaaatatataaatttcatgttaaataatttgaagattCCATGAGCAAATTttcggtcaaacttaaattgtttgactcttaaaaagtgaaatgtgtcacataaattgagacagaggagtATGTCCCTGCAGTCGGTGGTTAATTACTTCTTTTGTTACAGTGAGGTAAGGTCCATGTACCGGCCTTTTGAATGCTCTTTAATGGATATAGACTTGGAAACTTCACTATAAATAGTGATATAGTAATTGTCTTCTTTTCTAAGACAAAGGCAATAAATTACATTGTTGCTAATTCGTAGCTAAATGGAATAAGCATGAGATTTTCTTCCCTTTAGCTATGAAATTCTATCCGCAGCTAATTTCATAGTGTACGCGAGGAATCAAATCTAGAGAGACAGCTAACACCGCGCATAATACAAATCGAGTTAATTAAGCTTGAAGGGAGTTATAATTAGGGCATCCTATATATGGGCAAAGTGGAGTCAAAGAGGATATGCTTCACATGAACTAGTAATTACCAAAGAGCAAACTAACCTAATATAATTGGGAAGGGAACCAATGGAACAAAAAAGGCCAAATACAAGGTGCAGGTACAATAATCCACTACTTGAAACTATGAAATTAActacaaaatttatttgtaatcTGTCGCTAAAAAACTTTTAGctaattaaattttcttaaaatttgtcGCTAAATGGAATTAGCATGAGACTTTTGTTGTTAAGCTAATTTCAAATGGAATAGTTCCTACTAAACCCAACTCAGGGAAGGCCACTGAAGATGCCATAAAGAAAACTACACATAGAATGTATATTCCTTTTTAAGTTTAAGAATATTTCAGAATATTTACTTTTGCCTTTAGATCATAGAATATTCTACATTAATAGTAagctattttctttttcatttctttctctttacttcactatatatattatatataataatcgATTTGGTgatattctcttcttttcgaCAAGGCAATAAATTACATACGTaaatgattttttgtttttatcatTCTCTCTTTGTTTAATCACTTGGATCTGTTTATTATTTAAAGGCACTTGTAGACtacattaaaaatgatttttattagAGGCAAGTAATTAATCGTAATATTTTAATTGCTGTTAAGTATGTTTTTTTAGACAATTACTAATGACAATTATattttagcactctttataAATGCTGCTAAAATTTATAGCGATATTGAATTTAATGACAATTAACATATGCTGATAAAGACTTtgacactctttattaatgtgtatatGTATTACTGCCAGAACTTGTTTTTGTTACAAACTTATAATGTCATGGAAAATTAAAAGTTCTAAAGGAAGGTCCCAAGATGCTCAAATTTTCACTCAGAATGTATTCATGCAGTATGGTTCGAGAGAAACCTGAGGACCTTTAGAACAGTAAACTATTATAGTTTTGCTATGGCTTTGTAATTTTTATCTCttgataattaataaaatgtttgttataaaaaaagagtttaagttatatgtaTGATTAGTGTAAGAAAATTTTATACTATCAAGTCTGATTTTATTTGTTGTACCTCatgtaatttgttttattttaaatattacaaatttcATAGCTTAGAGCGAAGTTCTCATGTAAATAAACTTTAGGAGACCTGATAAAGtaattttactttgaaatttaaaaaataaagtttttaaaatatttaacacttaataattaattgataaacATGTCGATGAAAAAGATCAAATATCTTGCATTCATAATTAGTTAATGCAAATACCGGGGTGAGTACAttttatcaccaaaaattccATAAGAATTACTATGAGTCAAAAGTGCATTAGAAAACTTAATATGCATTAGTAATTAGTTGGGTTTATTATTAGTAcgttctttttaatttatgtataactaaatattacggtatgtataattaatatatagaaattcatattattaataatacaaGAGATTTTAATGCAAtacatactatttttaatacacaaTTGTCCATCAAAACTTTTTCcacatcttttccaccatatttatagaaaatattttttgtaagcAAATATTATTTCGTTTAGAAATCATGCTTATTTTAatacatcaaatcaaacaatgctTAAGAAATAATCACATTATAACTAATTTCATCATTATTAATGTCATCAATCATCattattaaaaatgattaaTAAGTACTAATCCTAGGTTGGAATAATTAAGTTGACAAATTGGATAGCAAATAGGAAGGATGCATTGATATTTTAAAGACCTATAGATGATTTAATTAAGATATCCTCTACTACTCATAAAGTAACTGGAGaatgaaaaattccaaaatttcaGATGGTACTACTAGCATTGCAAGTACAGTTGACATAAAATTGCAGTACACAACTTTAGTAGTACTCTCAAAGATTGACAATCTTAATAATAGCATGTCCACGTTTTTTGGGagatcaaaaatatttatttcttaaaaataagggaaaatagtttgaaaaatatactccaactttggctgaaattgttgttatgataccaaactttatgggaAACCTTTTACCTCCttcactatttaatagtgtattttaaaggtatatatgtgtccacatggacacattactatttataatgatgcaatatttatgatgtccacgtgggcacatatatacctttaaaatacactattaaatagtgcaggggtaaaaggtcctttccaaagttcgaTATTGTTATAGcgatttcggtcaaagttcgaatatatttcagacattttcTCCTAAAAATAAGGTATTTAatcaaactttatttttaggGTGGTAAGTGTTTGTGTGGAGCAATAAAAGTCATTCTTTCAAAAGCTAAAAACAAagggttgggttaaatgttttggaaaatgttttctaaatcaactcattttcctcaaatttaaggaaaatgacctcccttcaaaaattaaagaaaacattttccaaaactctcatccaacttcaaattacaattttttttgttttgaaaaataaatttaaagcttattttaaaaaaatattttcaagttcaattttttattttttaccccaACCTCACCCCCTATCACCCTCCCTCGCCAGCCCCCTAACCCCCACCccaaccaatttttttaaaaataatttatagtttgtttttaaaaaatatttctaatttttattttttcaccccaccCCTACCCTTGAACCACCCCCCtccaaaaaaagaattttaagtttgttttttttaaaaatattttcaacttcaattttttattttttttaccccaccccccctcccccccaaaaaaaaaactaaagtttgtttttaaaaaaatatttccaatttcaaatttCTNNNNNNNNNNNNNNNNNNNNNNNNNNNNNNNNNNNNNNNNNNNNNNNNNNNNNNNNNNNNNNNNNNNNNNNNNNNNNNNNNNNNNNNNNNNNNNNNNNNNNNNNNNNNNNNNNNNNNNNNNNNNNNNNNNNNccccccccccaaaaaaataacgtttatttttaaaaaatattttcaatttcaaaaattattttagctttgtagtaaaaataaatgatagtttctcaaaaaaaaaaattattcataattcaaacactaaaaattcttttccagaaaatattttctactcaccaaccaaacatgagaaaataagtcaaaaatctacttgtttttctaaaaaacattttccatgaaaaacattttccttcgtaccaaacacaccctaagtttTTCTCCAAAagtattaatttgaaaaatacacTTCTTgtgatcaattttatttttatttataaaaaaaacacttttcaaaataagttaattttagaaatttagcTAATTagtttataacttataagttttccCGTTAAACTACACATCATTTCACTAAAAACTTTAACGGCTAGAGATATCACActttaattatgtattttatatataacatatcacCGTACATATGGTGGATCTCATTTTTTCCCCaaacaagcaaaaaaaatattgatggacAGATAAAATGAATTATAAGATGAGAAAAAAAGAGGCTATTGATTAACTAATTACAGGATCAACACTACAAACCTTTGATACAATTAAAAGACGTATTGAGCTTGTTTTAATGAAACAATGTACACAAAACCTTAGCTTGATGTAGTAAAAGATAATTGTGTTGTTGTCATGGTCTACCATATAAAacggaaaaaaataaattttatatagaGTTCAAATAAATTCTTTATCAACTTGGGTTGAGAATATTgctattgttattattgtttacAAAAGAATAGTatgatataaaaagaaaatgtcaaTACAAATTACAAGCTGACCCATGAGGGATAAGTTGATaactatatattaataatatcaCTCGCAATGTTGATAAGAACATTAATATATTTAGTGTGTTTTTATAAGTGGcgtttgaaaaaaaatggaatatacacatatttttatttttaataaattaagattattttcgATAGATCTTTGATTTAAAAATGAGAATAGatattgctattttttttttgaatatatagaATAGGTGGTTAATAACCAAATTCTTTGTAGCATAATTATGTTTATGCAAAAAGTGGCTTCCTGACTCCTGAGGATGCAACAAAAAGtcaatgatttttatatattataaggTAAAAATATAAGCTAAcaacaaaagagaaaagaaaaaaaaaacaaagtcaACAATAACTACTTATTTAGGATTACGTAACTTAGACACCTCATTCATTAATTAAAAGAGGATCTAGTGAAAAGCTATACTTGTTATTTGCTGAATATCCAACTAATATATAAATCTGACTTcagattttttgaaaatataataataaaagtaaagCAATCGAGCTATTGAGATGGTAAAAGCTTATTCATAGTCGGTGTTATATCTATTggagaaacaaaagaaatataattataatgttCTTCATTTTAGAACTACCACAATTATGTAGTATTATTCTGTCTTATCATGCccatatttatatatgaaatcaCTTACCTTTTTTCCGGACATATTATGCAATACCATCATATTCGTATCAGGGAATATAACGAGCCAAATCAAATGAGATGACCAtatgaatttttattaaaattatatcatttgTTTGACattattatattactacttaatTAGAATCGGTCGATTTTCTTAGCGTCAAAAATCGAAGAAATGCAAGCCAATCTCCCGAGGATAAAGATTGCGAAAAAAAAcctcttcaatttgtttaaaaagtttttttttccatctcgaaaagtcaatttttgcaagaaaaaaaatatttgtttacgaaatataaatttaaagagTATAAGGAAAAATAATAGTCTTTAAACCAATAAGTAtcaatgataatgataatgatagaAATAGATCCTACCACATAGAAGATGGGAATTCAAATCTAGGATGGTGcattttattagtttataatttaaaaatcgaCTTCATGAAGCGTCTTCAATTgtgatgaagaaaaataaaaagggagaaataagatatataaaaaaaaagaggaaatgacctttttaattttttaatgaataaagATCTTTGGtaaaaagatataaaactatttttttattttaatttttataaatgacCTATAAAATCGATTCTTCTCAATAAGGTTGTTTCTCTCCTTCTCGTCTCACTTTTTTCATGTCTTTTCGGTTTTTTTTAATGGAGTTATATCTATATAGCTTGAAttctaaattatatttatattatataaatctACAATATAAAATTCCTTATAAGATCAAccaaaaatttatttgtaatcATTTTAGACAAAAAT
Coding sequences within:
- the LOC125843803 gene encoding ferric reduction oxidase 4-like; this encodes MGSRAVLYTFMVLVFVGWLFIWVMLPTPTYRNSWTPQLKIKLNSTYFREQGINLLLFTFPIMLIAAVSCVYLHLYNKSTSDHREYFGSLKRKVVVMEPLGIVNAVELSFAVMFIVLLIWSLANYIYISFNGNLHMHNPTEKVWKAKFRSVSLRLGYLGNICYAFLFFPVTRVSSILPLMGLTSESSIKYHIWLGHLSMALALLHSAGFVIYYAMSNQMIEMIEWSSTYVSNVAGEIATLVAIAMWVTSLYKIRRKMFDLFFYTHQLYTLYMFFYLLHVGVAYTCMVLPGIFLFLIDRYLRFLQSKRSARLISSRLLPCSTFELTFSKNPGLTYNPTSILFVNVPSVSKLQWHPFTIVSSSNLETNKLSVVIKSVGSWSQKLEKQLSSSPDRLQISTEGPYGPSSSHFLSRECLVMVSGGSGIAPMISIFRELIYRSTLQTNTKVPKVILITSFKNTSDLTMLDLLLPFSTTPFDISNLDYQIQAYVTRENEPQQHHHNNQLELPSKSKQQLLVFKQNPKDSPISAALGKSSWLWLGAIITSSFFMFLLLLGLVTRYSIYPIERDGKLYHYSAKIIWDMFLACASVFIATSVIFMWQKRENEIEGRQIQNVEIPTNPTNSPAANLCGTERELESLPHQSIVQATKVHYGTRPDLKRILFDVKASDVGVVVCGPKSMRHEVAKICASGLAKNLHFESISFNW